The genomic segment CAGGGGCGGATTAACCACATATTTGGCCGCCTCCGTGCCCCCACGCTGATAGTATTCTGAAGATAAAAGCAGGTAGTGCGGGCAGGTTTCCCCGAATACCGGCAAGCCACGTTGCCTGGCGGCAGCAACCAGGCGCAGCGCCTCTCGGCAGGATACATGGGTGAAATAGATGGGCACCTTGGCGGCTTCTGCTAAGGTGATAGCTTTGGACGTACCTTCTATTTCTCCTAGGATAGGCTTGCTTTGAACATAGTAGCAAGCATCCTTCTTTCCGGTCTCAAGCAACCGCAAGGTAAAATACTTTTCGATCCCAGCATTACCAGCGCTTACAAGAATAACAGCACCACTGCCGCGGGTGGCCTCCAACAGGCTAAGGAACTCAAAGTCGTCTATCCTCTTGTCATCGGTGCCAAGAAACACTTTAAAGCTGGTATACCCATTTTCGACCAGCAAGGGAATTTCTTTCAAAAGCTCGGATGTAAGGCCCGTCACCATGACGTGGCAGGAGTAGTCGACCACTGAGTTCACCGACCTCTCCCGCCAATCCTCCAGGCTTTTCCAAATGGGCAACCCCTGCTGCTGGGGCATCATCTCTACTATGGTAGTAGTCCCGCCTAAAGCCGCTGCAATTCCGCCACTTTGACAGTCATCGGCGCTGGCAAACCCGCGGGATACAGCGCCAAAATGGACGTGAACATCTACTCCGCCCGGAAGAACGTACTTACCTTCAGCAGATATAACCTCGGCATCGGCACTAATCTCCAGCTTTTCTTTCAGATCTTCGCCGATAGCCTTGATCACACCCTCGCTCACATACACATCAGCCTTAAATTGGCTTTTGGGAGTGACCACAAGCCCTCCCTCGATCAGATAATCCACTCCGGCCACCTTCCACATGCAATTACTATATGTTCACTGGAGATTCAAGCACCGGCCAGCCCTCTGGCCGCCTTCCCTGGTTCCGTCAACAAATTGCACCTCTCCGCGGGCCACTACTGCATAAGGCCAAGCCGTGAACACATAATCTTGGTAGGGAGTGTAATCCACTATTGAACCTGCCTCTTTGGGATCGAATCGTTTCCTTAAGCCGGTATCCATGATGACGAGGTCAGCGTCACTGCCCACCTGCAGCGATCCTTTCCTGGGATACAAACCAAAAAGGCGGGCCGCATTGTAGCTGCTGACCCTGACCACATCCGATGGAGCGAGCCCGCGCCGGTCAACCCCCTCGGTGAATAGCAGCGGTAAGATCACGGTATTCCCTGGAAGCCCCGCCAACCCACTCCAAAGCTCTTGCTTGTGGGCCCGAACCCAAGGGTTGTGGTCAGAGCCAATTATAACCTGATCGTGCCTCTGCACCGCCTCCCAGATTTTTTCCCTGTCTTCTGAGTGCCGAACTGGCGGGCTGACCTTTCCGAGACTGTCCAAGCCAGCCTCAGCTGTAAGTGCGAGATAATGGGGGCAGGTTTCAAGGATAACCGTCTGATCCCCTGCCTCCTGTATGCACTCTACCGCTTCCTTGGAGCTGACGTGGGCAATGCAGACCCGGCAGCCTATTTTCTTTGCCAGGTAGAGGACCTTGGCCACCGCTTCGCCTTCGCAGATGCCCGGTCTGGTTGCTTCCCAGGCCAGCATGTCCTGCCGGGAGGTGTCCCCAAGTTGCTTCATGTAGTAGTCGATTATCTCCGGGTTTTCAGCGTGAACGATGGGCAAGGCGTTGCACCCTTTGAGCTTGGTGAAGGCCTCGACAATCTGGCCGTCGGTCAGGCTGCTTAGTCCACCCAGGCTGGCCGCTTCCGCTCCCTTGTAGGGAAGAAAGATCTTAAAAGAGGTGATACCCAAATCCTGCACGTAGCGGTCAACGTGGTCAAGGTGGTTCTGGTTCATTAGGGCGCCGTGAAATTTGATATCCACCAGGCTGTGCTGTTCCGCCAGGTTCCGAAAGCGCGGGAACACCTGCTCAAGCGATTCTTGGGTAAAAATGTAATTTGCCGCTGTGGTGACGCCTCCGTACATGGCAGCTCTGCTCTCAGTCTCAAAGGTCTCCTCCTGGCTCTGCAGCTGCAGTTGGCCCTCCCCCGGCATCTGGCCGATGTGGGAATGGCTATCGATGGCACCGGGAATGATATAGCGGCCATCCGCGTCCAGTACGCGCTTGGCTTGGTTGACTTCTCCCCGGCTAGTTAGTCCCGCCACCTTGCCACCACTGATCAGCAGGTCAGCTTCAAAAACGCCACCAGCATCAACGATCTTGCCATTTCTAACTATCAGATCGAGCAACGACCGCGCCCCCCCTTAGTCTGGTTATTGTGGAAACATATCCTTAAGTCTGGCTCCCACTCAGTAACAGCTAGGCTCCGCAGAGCATACCTTCCTCGTAGTCTCTCCCCGTGCAGGTAATGCGGGTCCCGCTTTGACCTGTCACTACCAGGTAGGCCTTGTCCAGCGCTCCTATGGCTGCGGCCTTACCGCCAGCTTCCACATGTCGGAGAGCCGCTTCCACCTTGGGACCCATGCTTCCACTGGCAAAGTGTCCTTCCTCCTGCAGCCTACGGACCTCGGAAGCGCTGATACAACCCAAGAATCTTTGACCAGGCTTACGGAAGTTTATGGCCACCCCCTCAACGTCAGTAAGAAGTACCAGCAGCTCCGCACCAATATCGGCAGCCAGCCGTTGGGCCGCAAGATCCTTGTCGATTACCCCCTCGACCC from the Clostridia bacterium genome contains:
- the hydA gene encoding dihydropyrimidinase, with amino-acid sequence MDYLIEGGLVVTPKSQFKADVYVSEGVIKAIGEDLKEKLEISADAEVISAEGKYVLPGGVDVHVHFGAVSRGFASADDCQSGGIAAALGGTTTIVEMMPQQQGLPIWKSLEDWRERSVNSVVDYSCHVMVTGLTSELLKEIPLLVENGYTSFKVFLGTDDKRIDDFEFLSLLEATRGSGAVILVSAGNAGIEKYFTLRLLETGKKDACYYVQSKPILGEIEGTSKAITLAEAAKVPIYFTHVSCREALRLVAAARQRGLPVFGETCPHYLLLSSEYYQRGGTEAAKYVVNPPLRERSQQGELWRGLQSGSLDVIASDHCSFRLTGQKAIGETFNDIPSGLPGIETRVPLLYSAGVGGGRLSLGRFVDLVAEMPARIFGLFPRKGAVAVGSDADLVIFDPGKEVELTCSSLHQKVDYCPYEGFRLKGYPELTMLRGRVIAKRGEFVGQPGLGSFIPRKPFEALAPGSGAFRLEV
- a CDS encoding amidohydrolase family protein, producing the protein MLDLIVRNGKIVDAGGVFEADLLISGGKVAGLTSRGEVNQAKRVLDADGRYIIPGAIDSHSHIGQMPGEGQLQLQSQEETFETESRAAMYGGVTTAANYIFTQESLEQVFPRFRNLAEQHSLVDIKFHGALMNQNHLDHVDRYVQDLGITSFKIFLPYKGAEAASLGGLSSLTDGQIVEAFTKLKGCNALPIVHAENPEIIDYYMKQLGDTSRQDMLAWEATRPGICEGEAVAKVLYLAKKIGCRVCIAHVSSKEAVECIQEAGDQTVILETCPHYLALTAEAGLDSLGKVSPPVRHSEDREKIWEAVQRHDQVIIGSDHNPWVRAHKQELWSGLAGLPGNTVILPLLFTEGVDRRGLAPSDVVRVSSYNAARLFGLYPRKGSLQVGSDADLVIMDTGLRKRFDPKEAGSIVDYTPYQDYVFTAWPYAVVARGEVQFVDGTREGGQRAGRCLNLQ
- a CDS encoding carbamate kinase, whose translation is WRRVVPSPDPVSIVESAAIRLLADQGAVVIAAGGGGIPVAWRNGGELSGVEGVIDKDLAAQRLAADIGAELLVLLTDVEGVAINFRKPGQRFLGCISASEVRRLQEEGHFASGSMGPKVEAALRHVEAGGKAAAIGALDKAYLVVTGQSGTRITCTGRDYEEGMLCGA